The proteins below are encoded in one region of Thermococcus sp. 21S7:
- a CDS encoding aspartate/glutamate racemase family protein — protein MRILVINPVGTDEWNESDRRIYEMFASKDTHIDVVSLETGPRSIENRAAETEVLPLIVRKALELHGGYDGIIVNCCLDPAVDVIRSLIPTPAVGPCQASLALASVLGRKTGIVTVSKTAVPLFEELVLKYRMDKRVTSIRGINISVPEITADEDRTVRLLREEISLAISDGADVVLLGCTGLAGFAEKVQPFFDVPILDPVASAVKIVEDMVELGGMKDE, from the coding sequence ATGAGGATACTCGTCATAAATCCCGTTGGAACGGATGAATGGAACGAATCCGACAGGAGAATCTACGAAATGTTTGCATCGAAGGACACGCACATAGACGTTGTGAGTCTGGAAACCGGGCCCAGGTCAATAGAGAACAGGGCCGCCGAAACCGAGGTTCTCCCGCTCATAGTCAGGAAGGCCCTGGAGCTTCATGGGGGGTACGACGGGATAATCGTCAACTGCTGCCTCGACCCAGCGGTCGACGTCATCCGCTCCCTGATCCCCACCCCGGCAGTCGGCCCCTGCCAGGCCTCCCTTGCCCTGGCCTCAGTCCTTGGAAGGAAAACTGGGATAGTCACGGTTTCAAAGACCGCGGTGCCCCTCTTCGAGGAGCTGGTACTGAAGTACAGGATGGACAAGCGGGTAACGAGCATAAGGGGAATAAACATCTCGGTTCCGGAAATAACAGCCGATGAGGACCGAACTGTGCGCCTGCTCAGGGAGGAAATATCCCTGGCCATATCGGACGGCGCCGATGTTGTTCTCCTTGGCTGCACCGGTCTGGCCGGGTTCGCGGAGAAGGTTCAGCCGTTCTTCGACGTCCCCATCCTCGACCCCGTCGCCTCGGCGGTTAAGATTGTTGAGGATATGGTGGAGCTTGGGGGGATGAAGGATGAATGA
- a CDS encoding Lrp/AsnC family transcriptional regulator — protein sequence MVNKKKKSYSWNPDDIKFWREMSKGELSDLDVKIFLALRENGRLPDTELARITGVSVPTARRHRISLQERGYVRIMALFIFEEFGLASADVLVKFKEDAPKEKVAGFMEEAISHRKVFEIDEYMGEYNVVIKFFDKDFKELKKTIDEFLQGRDIIQKTLILPAVSSPKLFTTRMKYKHV from the coding sequence ATGGTGAACAAAAAGAAAAAATCCTACTCCTGGAATCCCGATGATATCAAGTTCTGGAGGGAGATGAGCAAGGGCGAGCTGAGCGACCTTGACGTTAAGATTTTCCTGGCGCTGAGGGAGAACGGCAGACTTCCCGATACGGAACTCGCGAGGATAACGGGCGTTTCAGTCCCGACCGCCAGGAGGCACAGGATAAGCCTTCAGGAAAGGGGCTACGTGCGGATAATGGCCCTGTTTATCTTTGAGGAGTTCGGTCTGGCCTCGGCGGATGTTCTTGTCAAATTCAAGGAAGATGCACCGAAGGAAAAAGTCGCCGGCTTCATGGAGGAGGCGATATCCCACAGAAAGGTCTTCGAAATAGACGAGTACATGGGGGAGTACAATGTGGTAATTAAGTTCTTTGACAAGGACTTTAAGGAGCTCAAAAAGACGATAGATGAGTTCCTCCAGGGTAGGGATATAATCCAGAAAACCCTGATACTGCCGGCGGTCTCCAGTCCGAAGCTGTTCACGACCCGCATGAAATACAAGCACGTCTAG
- a CDS encoding aspartate/glutamate racemase family protein produces the protein MLVILDPIRDEGGDFRRETEAYLSRHYPGDRFRIVTLEDGPEEIGNFTQKTLACASILRHLDEFRDASAVIVNCFADPCLFELRENLNVPVFGAGETTLHIAAMLGEFSVVGPGQNLASWTRIQAREYGLLDKLVSVRGIALPLEGILKNEEGLYGEALGACKKAVEDGADVVVLGCTGFVSIADRLREEVWERFGVPVLEPLLTTYGTARSLYPFIRHGKRGLFSGK, from the coding sequence ATGCTCGTGATTCTTGACCCGATAAGGGATGAGGGGGGCGATTTCCGACGGGAAACGGAGGCGTATCTCTCCAGGCACTACCCGGGGGATCGCTTCAGGATAGTAACGCTGGAAGACGGGCCGGAGGAGATAGGGAACTTCACCCAGAAGACGCTGGCATGTGCTTCGATTTTGAGGCACTTGGACGAGTTCAGGGATGCGTCGGCGGTCATCGTGAACTGCTTCGCCGACCCGTGCCTCTTTGAGCTGAGGGAGAACCTCAACGTCCCGGTTTTCGGGGCCGGGGAAACGACCCTTCACATCGCCGCCATGCTGGGTGAGTTCTCTGTGGTTGGGCCAGGCCAGAACCTGGCATCCTGGACGCGGATTCAGGCCAGGGAGTACGGTTTGCTCGATAAGCTCGTCTCGGTCAGGGGTATAGCGCTTCCCCTGGAGGGCATACTGAAAAACGAGGAGGGTCTCTACGGGGAGGCCCTGGGTGCCTGCAAAAAGGCGGTTGAGGACGGAGCCGATGTGGTGGTTCTCGGCTGCACCGGGTTCGTCAGCATCGCCGATAGATTGAGGGAGGAGGTCTGGGAGAGGTTCGGAGTGCCAGTTCTTGAACCCCTGCTGACGACTTACGGAACCGCGCGCTCCCTGTATCCGTTCATACGTCACGGGAAACGGGGATTGTTTTCAGGAAAATGA
- a CDS encoding universal stress protein produces MFEKVLYPTDFSDVSLHALRTCIPRLISMGVRELYLIHVVDITIAEFEAFELEDIYREKLEKLAGELRTDGVEVNAIVRIGIPSIEIAEVAEERDIDLVVIPSVGENIWRTMFLGSTASNLARATRRPVLLLKYQKKDDGFEPSVDCSTVFKRPLVTLDFSKCSIKIVKTVREFEELIERGILVHSVDYGGMDELEHNIEVAKLNLRKSAKGVRAEFEFEVLVGSASQAIIGTSLAKNATLIVIGKKGRNFLKDLLLGSTAERVMRDSKVPVLLVPCD; encoded by the coding sequence ATGTTTGAGAAAGTTCTGTACCCGACCGACTTTTCGGACGTTTCCCTGCACGCCCTGCGCACCTGCATCCCGAGGCTAATCTCAATGGGGGTTAGGGAGCTTTACCTCATCCACGTCGTTGACATAACCATAGCCGAGTTCGAGGCCTTTGAGCTTGAGGATATCTACCGTGAGAAGCTTGAGAAGCTCGCCGGGGAGCTCAGAACCGACGGGGTAGAGGTGAACGCGATAGTCAGGATAGGCATACCCTCGATAGAGATAGCGGAGGTGGCGGAGGAGAGGGACATAGACCTCGTCGTCATCCCGAGCGTTGGCGAGAACATCTGGAGGACGATGTTCCTGGGAAGCACAGCCTCCAACCTCGCCAGGGCAACCCGGAGGCCGGTTCTCCTCCTGAAGTACCAGAAGAAGGACGACGGCTTTGAGCCCTCCGTGGACTGCTCGACGGTGTTCAAGCGCCCGCTGGTTACGCTGGACTTCTCGAAGTGCTCGATAAAGATAGTAAAGACCGTGAGGGAGTTCGAGGAGCTCATAGAGCGGGGAATCCTCGTCCACTCCGTGGACTACGGGGGGATGGACGAGCTTGAGCACAACATAGAGGTGGCGAAGCTCAACCTGCGGAAATCCGCCAAGGGAGTTAGGGCGGAGTTTGAGTTTGAGGTTCTCGTGGGCAGTGCAAGTCAGGCGATAATAGGAACCTCCTTGGCAAAAAACGCCACGCTCATAGTCATCGGCAAGAAGGGCAGAAACTTCCTGAAGGACCTGCTCCTCGGAAGCACCGCGGAGAGGGTCATGAGGGACTCAAAAGTCCCGGTGCTGCTTGTGCCGTGTGATTAG
- a CDS encoding DUF99 family protein — MIRKVKPQIRVVGFDDGTFSFSSKLSGEKTILVGVVMKGSQEVVGVLSRWITVDGNDATDAMIEAINSSRFKDLRLILLKGITYAGFNVVDLERLHSETGLPVIVVIRKRPDMEGMERALRKHFSDAEERIDLLRKAPSLVELIPEKLYIQTVGLKADTAAEIVRVTTKTGLVPEPLRLAHMIASGVMRGESTRE, encoded by the coding sequence ATGATAAGGAAGGTCAAGCCCCAGATCAGGGTTGTGGGTTTTGACGATGGGACGTTCTCTTTTTCTTCCAAACTCAGCGGGGAGAAGACCATTCTAGTGGGAGTCGTCATGAAAGGCTCCCAGGAGGTCGTTGGCGTTCTCTCGCGCTGGATAACAGTCGACGGAAACGACGCCACCGATGCGATGATAGAGGCCATCAACTCCTCCAGGTTCAAGGATTTGAGGCTGATTCTCCTCAAGGGTATTACCTACGCCGGCTTCAACGTCGTTGACCTGGAGAGGCTTCACTCCGAGACCGGCCTGCCGGTGATAGTCGTCATCAGGAAACGGCCGGATATGGAGGGAATGGAGAGGGCGCTGAGAAAGCACTTCAGCGATGCAGAGGAGAGGATAGACCTCCTGAGGAAAGCCCCATCGCTGGTGGAGCTCATCCCGGAGAAGCTCTACATCCAGACGGTGGGCCTCAAAGCCGATACCGCCGCGGAGATAGTCCGGGTAACGACCAAAACCGGCCTGGTTCCAGAGCCCCTGAGGCTCGCCCACATGATAGCCAGCGGCGTGATGAGGGGAGAGAGCACCCGGGAGTAG
- a CDS encoding aminopeptidase, whose translation MNELSIEVQEGAYTLVRDVMKVQPGETVVITADTGSDWNVVEATAKAAKLMGAKPLVLWYSMPPHVGKAADPYLPMGPLEAALKNADVWIEFNKSWLLYSTPWDRVMAEGSVRYICLVGMTGDMMVRNIGRINVPVLLEFQRVLAKLTRKSRKMEITSPAGMDVKFENDPERPVFTEGDVNGPGDYMLFGQVDWAPVEETINGTIVFDGSVWPPQELGILKEPIALEVEEGKVVGIDGGWEARFFERWLRSFNDPGMFNIAHLSYGCNPGAKLTGNILEDERVWGAVEWGLGNQAESFKGKFGPAKSHTDGICLAPTVRGDGGYIIKDGEYVHPELKRLEKRLLKE comes from the coding sequence ATGAATGAGCTTTCGATAGAGGTACAGGAAGGGGCCTACACGCTGGTTAGGGACGTTATGAAGGTTCAGCCGGGGGAGACGGTTGTCATAACCGCCGACACCGGGAGCGATTGGAACGTTGTGGAGGCAACCGCCAAGGCGGCGAAGCTCATGGGGGCGAAGCCCCTCGTCCTGTGGTATTCGATGCCGCCCCACGTCGGAAAGGCCGCCGACCCGTACCTGCCGATGGGCCCCCTTGAGGCCGCTCTGAAGAACGCGGACGTCTGGATAGAGTTCAACAAAAGCTGGCTCCTCTACTCGACCCCCTGGGACAGGGTTATGGCCGAGGGGAGTGTGCGCTACATCTGTCTCGTTGGAATGACCGGCGATATGATGGTGCGGAACATCGGGAGGATAAACGTTCCGGTTCTTCTTGAATTCCAGAGGGTTCTGGCAAAGCTGACCAGGAAGAGCAGGAAGATGGAGATAACCAGCCCCGCGGGTATGGACGTTAAATTCGAAAATGACCCGGAGAGACCCGTGTTCACGGAGGGGGACGTTAACGGCCCCGGCGACTACATGCTCTTCGGGCAGGTGGACTGGGCACCGGTGGAGGAGACCATAAACGGAACCATAGTCTTCGATGGCTCCGTGTGGCCCCCGCAGGAGCTCGGAATACTGAAGGAACCCATCGCCCTTGAGGTCGAGGAAGGAAAGGTCGTGGGGATAGACGGTGGCTGGGAGGCCAGGTTCTTCGAGAGATGGCTCCGGAGCTTCAACGACCCGGGAATGTTCAATATAGCCCACCTCTCCTACGGCTGCAACCCCGGCGCAAAGCTCACCGGAAACATCCTGGAGGACGAGCGCGTCTGGGGGGCGGTGGAGTGGGGCCTCGGCAATCAGGCCGAGAGCTTTAAGGGCAAGTTCGGCCCCGCGAAGAGCCACACCGACGGCATATGCCTGGCCCCGACCGTCAGAGGCGATGGAGGGTACATCATAAAGGACGGGGAGTACGTTCATCCCGAGCTGAAGAGGCTGGAGAAGCGTCTCCTTAAGGAGTGA
- a CDS encoding DUF6092 family protein, whose amino-acid sequence MRSTDGLLSDRHFQLLAFLITSARGCVDEPKLYGPLRLLDAASRLIEIMGEEGRAGEEVLGLRELVEEAIDVLMYDQEEFVRLTDELSRELARIIRSQKT is encoded by the coding sequence TTGAGGAGTACGGACGGCCTTTTGAGTGACAGGCACTTTCAGCTCCTGGCGTTTTTGATAACGAGCGCGAGGGGATGCGTAGACGAGCCAAAGCTCTACGGGCCTTTGAGGCTGCTCGACGCGGCTTCGAGGCTGATAGAGATTATGGGGGAGGAAGGCAGGGCAGGCGAAGAGGTGCTCGGGCTCAGGGAGCTCGTCGAGGAGGCCATCGACGTCCTGATGTACGACCAGGAGGAATTCGTGAGGCTGACCGATGAACTGTCACGGGAGCTTGCAAGAATTATCAGGAGTCAAAAAACTTAA
- a CDS encoding ABC transporter ATP-binding protein, translating to MLRVENLKKYFPITQGFIRKKTTWLKAVDGVSFEIHDGETFGLVGESGSGKSTTGRTILRLYEPTDGKVYFNDVEVTALSGEELRELRSKMQIIYQDPYSSLNPRLTIFDIIAEPLREYGHEDIEDTVIGLLESVGLSEEHARKYPDEISGGQCQRVAIARALALNPEFLVLDEPTSALDVSVQAQVLNLLERLQKERGLTYLFISHDLGVVRYLASRVGVMYLGKLVEVGTIEQVFDNPMHPYTRMLLSSIPVPDPKARNIEKETVIGEIPSPVNPPSGCRFHTRCPYAKDVCRREEPRMIEVENGHFVRCHFAGEL from the coding sequence ATGTTGAGGGTTGAAAACCTCAAGAAGTACTTCCCGATAACCCAGGGCTTCATCAGAAAGAAAACGACGTGGCTGAAGGCCGTCGATGGAGTTTCCTTCGAAATACACGACGGTGAGACGTTTGGACTGGTGGGTGAGAGCGGGAGCGGGAAGTCCACCACCGGAAGAACCATCCTGCGGCTCTACGAACCCACCGATGGGAAGGTGTACTTCAACGACGTCGAGGTAACGGCCCTCTCGGGGGAGGAGCTCCGGGAGCTTCGGTCCAAGATGCAGATAATATACCAGGACCCGTACTCCTCCCTCAATCCCAGGTTGACCATATTTGACATCATCGCGGAACCCCTGAGGGAGTACGGGCATGAGGACATTGAAGACACGGTAATCGGCCTCCTTGAGTCCGTCGGACTCAGCGAAGAGCATGCGAGGAAGTACCCGGATGAGATAAGCGGCGGTCAGTGCCAGCGCGTTGCCATAGCGAGGGCCCTCGCCCTGAACCCCGAGTTTCTGGTTCTCGACGAGCCTACCTCCGCGCTGGATGTCTCAGTTCAGGCCCAGGTTCTCAACCTCCTGGAGAGGCTCCAGAAGGAAAGGGGACTCACGTATCTCTTCATCTCCCACGACCTCGGCGTGGTGAGGTACCTCGCCAGCCGCGTCGGCGTCATGTACCTCGGAAAGCTCGTTGAGGTCGGCACCATCGAGCAGGTTTTCGACAATCCGATGCACCCCTACACGAGAATGCTGCTGAGTTCCATACCTGTGCCGGATCCAAAGGCCCGGAACATCGAGAAGGAGACGGTAATCGGGGAAATTCCCAGCCCAGTAAACCCGCCGAGCGGGTGCAGGTTCCACACGAGGTGTCCCTACGCAAAGGATGTCTGCAGGCGGGAGGAGCCGAGGATGATTGAGGTGGAAAACGGCCACTTCGTAAGATGCCATTTTGCGGGTGAGCTATGA
- a CDS encoding ADP-dependent ribose-1-phosphate kinase: MARFDVVGVGNLNYDIIMLVERFPEFHEKVSAENAFFGLGGAAANTISWLATFGLRTGYIGAIGRDEIGEAHISYFRRLGVDTGGIKTVDAPSGVAVAIIHGEDKRIVKYPGANLLKEIDFDYLSGARHVHLSSNPPETIVEVVNFAGERGITVSLDIGEAALPRDVEAKVDYLMMNEDEYRRKFGSLDLSLSSARNLVVTLNGGGALVRDDKGNVREVRGLSAEVVDSTGAGDAFDAGVIYGVLSGWTLEEAARLGMLLAYLTVQKVGARSAVVPLEKVAEAARETGIELPFGRS; the protein is encoded by the coding sequence ATGGCAAGGTTCGACGTTGTGGGTGTGGGCAACCTCAACTACGACATCATAATGCTTGTTGAGCGTTTTCCGGAGTTCCATGAGAAGGTCAGCGCCGAAAACGCGTTCTTCGGCCTGGGCGGTGCCGCTGCCAACACGATAAGCTGGCTCGCCACGTTTGGGCTAAGAACCGGCTATATAGGGGCCATTGGAAGGGACGAGATTGGAGAGGCGCACATCTCGTATTTCAGAAGGCTGGGCGTTGACACCGGGGGCATCAAAACGGTGGACGCGCCCTCGGGAGTTGCCGTTGCCATAATACACGGTGAAGACAAGAGGATAGTGAAGTACCCCGGTGCCAACCTTTTGAAGGAGATAGATTTCGATTACCTTTCCGGGGCAAGGCACGTGCACCTCTCCTCAAACCCGCCGGAGACGATAGTCGAGGTCGTGAACTTCGCCGGTGAAAGGGGGATAACGGTTTCCCTGGACATAGGCGAGGCTGCGCTCCCAAGGGATGTGGAGGCGAAGGTGGACTACCTCATGATGAACGAGGACGAATACCGGAGGAAGTTCGGTTCGCTGGACCTCTCGCTCTCAAGCGCCAGGAATCTCGTGGTCACCCTCAACGGCGGCGGCGCTCTGGTGAGGGATGACAAGGGGAACGTCCGTGAGGTTCGCGGGCTGAGCGCGGAGGTTGTTGACTCTACCGGTGCGGGGGACGCCTTCGACGCCGGGGTCATATACGGCGTTCTCAGCGGCTGGACGCTTGAAGAGGCCGCCAGACTCGGCATGCTGCTGGCCTATCTCACGGTACAGAAGGTTGGTGCGAGGAGCGCAGTGGTTCCGCTGGAGAAAGTCGCAGAGGCGGCGAGGGAGACGGGAATCGAACTGCCCTTCGGGAGGTCATGA
- a CDS encoding acylphosphatase codes for MRRVRAHLKIYGRVQGVGFRWSMQREARKLGVDGWVRNLPDGTVEAVIEGDPERVEALIGWAHQGPLLARVTRVDVKWEEPEGLEGFRVTG; via the coding sequence ATGAGGAGGGTAAGGGCTCACCTTAAAATCTACGGGCGCGTTCAGGGCGTTGGATTCAGGTGGAGCATGCAGAGGGAGGCCAGAAAACTCGGAGTTGACGGCTGGGTGAGGAATCTGCCCGACGGAACCGTCGAGGCGGTCATAGAGGGTGACCCGGAAAGGGTTGAGGCGCTCATCGGCTGGGCGCACCAGGGCCCGCTCCTGGCGAGGGTCACGAGGGTTGACGTAAAATGGGAAGAACCGGAGGGGCTTGAGGGGTTCAGGGTCACGGGGTAG
- the cutA gene encoding divalent-cation tolerance protein CutA: protein MEMILVYTTFPDWESAERTVKALLERKLIACANLREHKALYWWEGKIEEEVEVGAILKTEVEKWKELRETIEEMHPYEVPVIARIEVDKVNREYAEWLEKVL from the coding sequence ATGGAGATGATACTGGTCTACACGACCTTCCCCGACTGGGAGAGCGCGGAGAGAACGGTAAAAGCCCTCCTTGAGAGGAAGCTCATCGCCTGCGCCAACCTCAGGGAGCACAAAGCGCTCTACTGGTGGGAGGGGAAGATCGAGGAAGAGGTAGAAGTCGGCGCCATACTCAAGACGGAGGTCGAGAAGTGGAAGGAACTGCGGGAGACCATCGAGGAGATGCATCCGTACGAGGTTCCAGTGATAGCCAGGATAGAGGTGGACAAGGTCAACAGGGAGTACGCTGAGTGGCTTGAGAAGGTGCTCTGA
- a CDS encoding nitroreductase family protein, giving the protein MEAIKGRRAVRRFQDRDIPLGDMRKILEAGIWAPSGSNVQPWEFVVVMERDNVRKVKLLSPGLFGNPAALVVLCVNRKLAEKGGKLGEESALMDVSMAAQNMMLMAYSLGIGSCPVLSFNKAALRELLNIPGHVEPVLILIFGYPKVWPKPPRRKPLREVAHVEEYGRPFE; this is encoded by the coding sequence ATGGAAGCGATAAAGGGCAGAAGGGCCGTTAGGAGATTCCAGGATAGGGATATCCCCTTGGGGGACATGAGAAAAATTCTTGAGGCCGGGATATGGGCTCCGAGCGGGAGCAACGTTCAGCCGTGGGAGTTCGTCGTTGTCATGGAGAGGGACAACGTTCGAAAGGTGAAACTGCTCTCCCCCGGCCTGTTTGGAAATCCTGCGGCCCTGGTGGTGCTCTGCGTAAACCGCAAACTGGCTGAAAAGGGCGGGAAGCTCGGGGAGGAAAGCGCCCTCATGGACGTCTCCATGGCGGCCCAGAACATGATGCTGATGGCATACTCACTGGGCATAGGCTCCTGCCCCGTGCTTTCCTTCAACAAAGCCGCCCTCAGGGAACTCCTAAACATACCCGGGCACGTGGAGCCGGTCCTTATCCTTATCTTTGGCTATCCCAAGGTTTGGCCGAAGCCGCCGAGGAGGAAACCGCTGAGGGAGGTGGCGCACGTTGAGGAGTACGGACGGCCTTTTGAGTGA
- a CDS encoding ABC transporter ATP-binding protein, producing MSKVLEIRDLYINFRTMWGVAKVLNGVSFEINDGEIFGLVGETGCGKSVTALSVLRLLPSNAQISGEIIFKGENLLEKSEEEMRKLRGKEISIIFQDPMTSLNPLFKIGDQMVDIITLHEGLSKEEALEHARNLLKSVGLSDPGRILNSYPHELSGGMRQRIMIAMALSSNPSLLIADEPTTALDVTIQKQILRLILDLRDRYSFSVLLITHDLGVVAEVCDRVGVMYAGNIVEIAPTEELFENPLHPYTQGLLSVVPDPRTKKPLKPLRGSVPSLLNPPSGCRFHPRCDYAKDVCSRVKPELIERSPGHFVACHLYGGEADVEG from the coding sequence ATGAGCAAGGTACTCGAAATACGCGACCTCTACATCAACTTCAGAACCATGTGGGGCGTTGCAAAGGTTCTCAACGGCGTCAGCTTTGAGATAAACGATGGCGAGATATTCGGCCTCGTCGGCGAAACCGGCTGCGGGAAGAGTGTAACCGCCCTGAGCGTGCTCCGCCTGCTCCCGTCGAACGCCCAGATTTCCGGGGAAATCATCTTCAAGGGGGAGAACCTGCTGGAGAAGTCGGAGGAGGAGATGAGAAAGCTCCGGGGCAAGGAGATTTCAATAATATTCCAGGACCCCATGACCTCCCTGAACCCCCTTTTCAAGATTGGGGATCAGATGGTTGACATAATAACACTCCATGAGGGCCTGAGCAAGGAGGAGGCTCTGGAACACGCCAGGAACCTCCTAAAGTCCGTTGGACTCTCCGACCCAGGGAGGATACTCAACTCGTACCCTCACGAGCTCAGCGGCGGCATGAGGCAGAGGATAATGATAGCCATGGCCCTCTCCTCGAACCCGTCCCTTCTGATAGCGGATGAACCCACAACCGCCCTGGACGTCACGATTCAGAAGCAGATACTCAGGCTGATACTCGACCTCAGGGACAGGTACAGCTTCTCGGTTCTCCTCATCACCCACGATCTGGGAGTCGTTGCCGAAGTCTGCGACCGCGTTGGGGTGATGTACGCGGGCAACATAGTGGAGATAGCCCCAACGGAGGAACTCTTTGAGAACCCCCTTCACCCGTACACCCAGGGACTGCTATCCGTCGTTCCGGATCCGAGGACAAAGAAGCCCCTCAAACCCCTCAGAGGCAGCGTTCCGAGCCTTTTGAACCCGCCGAGCGGATGCAGATTCCATCCGAGGTGCGATTACGCGAAGGACGTCTGCAGCAGGGTAAAGCCTGAGCTCATCGAGCGCTCCCCCGGGCACTTCGTGGCCTGCCATCTCTACGGAGGTGAGGCGGATGTTGAGGGTTGA
- a CDS encoding DUF917 domain-containing protein translates to MRVLNEQDLRDLLEGCTVLGTGGGGDPAEGWEMVKKELDAGREFRLASLEEIPDDGVVPMPYFVGSLAGEKVESSYEEGEAVRSYRVLEDFMGEEFTAVISTELGGANTAAALATAARLGRPIVDGDPAGRSVPELQHTTYYIVGVEMAPFAVVTPYGDEIVVGRVKDDFQAEKLVRAIASSIKTNVGVTSHPVRGRELRNAVVKDAISHALNMGRALRTARENGGDPIEALLKAGNGFLLFEGVATKAEWREESGFTVGEFELEGTGEFKGETYRVWYKNENLISWRNGEVDVTIPDLISVLTPDGHPVTNPHVEAGKEYVVVGFPAPELWRTPKGLEIFGPKYLGLEREYVPIEERLR, encoded by the coding sequence ATGAGGGTGTTGAACGAGCAGGATTTGAGGGACCTCTTGGAGGGTTGCACCGTCCTTGGTACCGGTGGGGGCGGCGACCCCGCAGAGGGCTGGGAGATGGTAAAGAAGGAGCTTGACGCCGGGCGGGAGTTCCGCTTGGCAAGTTTGGAGGAGATTCCCGACGACGGCGTGGTGCCGATGCCGTATTTCGTCGGCTCCCTCGCCGGCGAAAAGGTCGAGTCTTCCTACGAGGAGGGTGAAGCCGTTCGCTCCTATCGGGTTTTGGAGGATTTCATGGGGGAGGAATTCACCGCCGTCATCTCAACCGAACTCGGCGGGGCGAACACGGCGGCGGCGCTGGCGACGGCGGCCAGGCTGGGGAGGCCGATAGTCGACGGCGACCCGGCAGGAAGGTCGGTTCCGGAGCTGCAGCATACCACGTATTACATCGTCGGCGTTGAGATGGCCCCGTTTGCCGTTGTTACCCCGTACGGTGACGAAATAGTGGTGGGCCGCGTCAAGGACGATTTCCAGGCCGAAAAGCTCGTCAGGGCCATAGCGTCTTCGATAAAAACCAACGTTGGTGTCACGTCGCACCCGGTCAGGGGGAGGGAACTGAGGAACGCGGTTGTGAAGGACGCCATAAGCCACGCGCTGAACATGGGCAGGGCGCTGAGAACCGCCAGGGAAAACGGGGGGGACCCGATAGAGGCCTTGCTTAAAGCGGGGAACGGCTTCCTGCTGTTCGAGGGCGTCGCCACGAAGGCAGAATGGCGGGAGGAATCGGGATTCACCGTCGGGGAATTTGAGCTTGAGGGAACGGGTGAGTTCAAGGGAGAGACTTACAGGGTCTGGTACAAGAACGAGAACCTAATCTCCTGGAGGAACGGGGAGGTTGACGTCACGATACCTGATCTAATCTCAGTGCTTACACCGGACGGCCACCCCGTGACGAACCCCCACGTGGAGGCGGGAAAGGAGTACGTCGTCGTTGGCTTTCCCGCCCCCGAGCTGTGGAGAACACCGAAGGGTCTGGAGATATTCGGGCCTAAGTATCTGGGACTTGAGAGGGAGTACGTTCCAATAGAGGAGCGTCTCCGCTGA
- a CDS encoding regulator of amino acid metabolism, contains ACT domain protein, whose translation MMLILEAYFKNYPARRKVAEFLFENGLSVKSGKIYLRNVEVPISELARVIGVNRKIVYHTIEYIEKTYPLRLIFERLNPLPSLIDVAPLMGWEVLEIELEKGGYLNGFSEVLALLAENGVSVMEVFSRNLHEEPTKLYIVIDGTLPVEVFMRVKEMEGFRKLILHTPEKDKERFVCNYCEVKYCPKRVLIERLESTP comes from the coding sequence ATGATGCTCATACTGGAGGCGTACTTCAAGAATTATCCAGCCCGGAGGAAGGTGGCAGAGTTCCTCTTTGAGAACGGCCTCAGCGTGAAGAGCGGAAAGATATACCTCCGAAACGTGGAGGTTCCGATAAGCGAACTTGCGAGGGTGATTGGGGTCAACAGAAAGATAGTGTACCACACGATAGAATACATCGAGAAGACCTACCCCCTCAGGCTCATCTTCGAGAGGCTCAACCCGCTGCCGAGTTTGATAGACGTCGCCCCCCTGATGGGATGGGAAGTTCTGGAGATAGAACTGGAGAAGGGAGGCTACCTCAACGGTTTCTCGGAGGTCCTCGCCCTGCTCGCAGAGAACGGAGTTTCCGTCATGGAGGTCTTCAGCAGGAACCTCCACGAAGAACCCACAAAGCTCTACATAGTCATAGACGGTACGCTGCCGGTCGAGGTCTTCATGAGGGTCAAGGAGATGGAGGGATTCAGAAAGCTAATCCTCCACACTCCCGAGAAGGACAAGGAGAGGTTCGTCTGCAACTACTGCGAGGTCAAATACTGCCCGAAGAGGGTCCTAATTGAAAGGCTTGAGTCTACCCCGTGA